A genomic stretch from Lathyrus oleraceus cultivar Zhongwan6 chromosome 2, CAAS_Psat_ZW6_1.0, whole genome shotgun sequence includes:
- the LOC127119236 gene encoding MADS-box protein SVP, which produces MAREKIQIKKIENATARQVTFSKRRRGLFKKAEELSVLCDADVALIIFSSTGKLFEYSNLSMREILERHHLHSKNLAKMEEPSLELQLVENSNCTRLNKEIAEKSHQLRQMRGEDLQGMNVEQLQHLERSLEIGLGRVIENKGEKIMMEIQHLQRKGRQLMEENDRLKRHVTGMMNNGKIVGGVECENVVIEEGQSSESITNVYNSIGPPQDYESSDTSLKLGLPYAG; this is translated from the exons ATGGCGAGGGAGAAGATTCAGATAAAGAAGATCGAGAACGCAACGGCGAGGCAAGTTACGTTTTCAAAGAGACGAAGAGGTTTGTTCAAGAAGGCTGAAGAGCTTTCCGTTCTCTGTGATGCTGATGTTGCTCTCATCATTTTTTCTTCTACTGGGAAGCTCTTTGAATACTCCAACTTAAG CATGAGGGAAATACTTGAAAGGCATCATTTGCACTCGAAGAATTTGGCTAAGATGGAAGAACCGTCTCTCGAGCTGCAG CTAGTTGAAAACAGCAACTGTACGAGATTGAACAAGGAAATTGCTGAGAAGAGTCATCAACTGAGGCAGATGAGGGGTGAGGATCTTCAAGGGATGAATGTTGAACAATTACAACACTTGGAGAGGTCTCTTGAAATTGGCTTGGGTCGTGTAATAGAAAACAAG GGAGAGAAGATTATGATGGAGATCCAACATCTCCAAAGAAAG GGAAGACAACTGATGGAAGAGAATGATCGACTAAAGCGACAT GTGACGGGCATGATGAATAATGGCAAAATTGTTGGAGGAGTTGAATGTGAGAATGTGGTTATTGAAGAAGGTCAATCCTCAGAATCTATCACTAACGTTTACAATTCCATTGGTCCTCCACAAGACTATGAGAGTTCAGACACTTCACTCAAATTAGG GCTTCCATATGCCGGATGA